Proteins co-encoded in one Candidatus Nitrosacidococcus tergens genomic window:
- the fabD gene encoding ACP S-malonyltransferase: protein MSSKLAFLFPGQGSQTVGMLAELSSVYPKVKEIFVQASTVLNYDLWHLVQNGPKERLNFTEHTQPAMLAGGVAVWQIWCSMGGKLPEFMTGHSLGEYSAWVCANSLEFETAVGVVAHRAAYMQEAVPKDIGAMAAILGLKDKEVKDICQQLNDDGVVEPVNFNAPGQIVVAGHKYAVDKVIEKAQSIGAKALLLPVTIPSHCQLMLPAATKFKEYLANISITSPSIPVVNNVDVAINNNPEDIQDALIRQLNHPVRWVEIIKFLIDQGVNTFIECGPGKVLTGLVKRIDKNVTVLSIFDVDSFNKALKITGESK from the coding sequence ATGAGTAGTAAGCTCGCTTTTTTATTTCCAGGTCAAGGATCACAAACGGTGGGTATGCTTGCTGAGTTATCTAGTGTGTATCCAAAAGTGAAGGAGATATTTGTACAAGCATCTACTGTATTAAATTACGATTTATGGCATCTTGTGCAAAACGGACCTAAAGAGCGTTTAAATTTTACTGAGCATACTCAGCCTGCGATGTTAGCAGGGGGAGTAGCTGTTTGGCAGATTTGGTGTAGCATGGGTGGAAAACTTCCTGAATTTATGACTGGTCATAGCTTAGGCGAATATAGTGCATGGGTTTGTGCTAATAGTTTAGAGTTTGAGACTGCAGTAGGTGTAGTAGCCCATAGAGCTGCTTATATGCAAGAGGCAGTGCCAAAAGATATAGGAGCAATGGCAGCAATCTTAGGACTTAAAGATAAAGAAGTTAAAGATATCTGTCAGCAATTAAACGATGATGGGGTTGTTGAACCAGTTAATTTTAATGCACCTGGTCAAATAGTTGTAGCCGGACATAAGTATGCTGTAGATAAAGTGATTGAAAAAGCACAAAGTATTGGTGCAAAAGCGTTACTTTTACCTGTAACTATTCCTTCTCATTGCCAGCTTATGTTACCAGCAGCAACTAAATTTAAGGAATATTTAGCCAATATTTCTATTACTTCTCCATCTATTCCAGTAGTGAATAATGTAGATGTGGCTATTAATAATAATCCTGAAGATATTCAGGATGCTTTAATACGCCAGCTTAATCATCCAGTACGCTGGGTAGAGATAATTAAGTTTCTAATAGATCAAGGAGTGAACACATTTATTGAATGTGGGCCGGGGAAAGTCCTTACTGGATTAGTAAAGAGAATAGATAAAAATGTAACTGTATTATCTATTTTTGATGTAGATAGCTTTAATAAGGCATTAAAAATTACTGGGGAAAGTAAATGA